One genomic window of Ziziphus jujuba cultivar Dongzao chromosome 4, ASM3175591v1 includes the following:
- the LOC107406679 gene encoding 6-phosphogluconate dehydrogenase, decarboxylating 1: MAAPSKPTRIGLAGLAVMGQNLALNIAEKGFPISVYNRTTSKVDETVERAKQEGNLPVFGFHDPESFVNSIQKPRVVIMLVKAGAPVDQTIKTLSAYLEKGDCIIDGGNEWYENTERRAKATAELGLLYLGMGVSGGEEGARNGPSLMPGGSFEAYKYIEDILLKVAAQVDSGPCVTYIGKGGSGNFVKMVHNGIEYGDMQLIAEAYDVLKSVGKLSNEELQNVFSEWNKGELLSFLIEITGDIFGIKDDKGDGYLVDKVLDKTGMKGTGKWTVQQAAELSVAAPTIASSLDARFLSGLKEERVEAAKVFKSGGFGDILADQEVDKAKLIDDVRQALYASKICSYAQGMNLIRAKSIEKGWDLKLGELARIWKGGCIIRAIFLDRIKKAYDRNPDLANLLVDVEFAKEIIDRQSAWRRVVCLAINSGISTPGMSSSLAYFDTYRRARLPANLVQAQRDYFGAHTYERIDVEGSFHTEWFKIAKQLKD; encoded by the coding sequence ATGGCAGCACCCTCAAAACCTACGAGAATAGGCCTTGCTGGTTTGGCTGTCATGGGCCAGAATTTGGCCCTCAACATTGCAGAAAAAGGATTCCCCATTTCCGTATATAATAGAACTACCTCCAAAGTTGATGAGACTGTTGAGCGAGCTAAGCAGGAGGGTAATCTTCCTGTATTTGGCTTCCATGATCCTGAATCTTTTGTCAATTCAATTCAGAAACCTAGGGTTGTAATCATGCTTGTCAAGGCCGGGGCTCCTGTTGACCAAACTATAAAGACCCTCTCTGCTTACTTGGAGAAAGGGGACTGTATAATTGATGGTGGTAATGAGTGGTATGAAAACACTGAGAGGAGAGCGAAAGCCACGGCTGAATTGGGTCTTCTTTACCTTGGAATGGGAGTTTCAGGTGGTGAAGAGGGTGCTCGAAATGGACCCTCTTTGATGCCTGGTGGATCCTTTGAGGCTTATAAATACATTGAAGACATTCTTCTAAAGGTGGCAGCACAAGTTGACAGTGGCCCCTGTGTGACTTATATTGGCAAAGGAGGCTCTGGTAACTTTGTTAAGATGGTTCACAATGGGATTGAATATGGTGATATGCAGTTGATAGCAGAGGCTTATGATGTTCTCAAATCAGTTGGAAAGTTGTCAAATGAGGAACTGCAAAATGTTTTCTCTGAATGGAACAAGGGGGAACTTCTTAGCTTCTTGATTGAGATCACTGGAGATATTTTTGGAATTAAGGATGACAAGGGCGATGGGTATTTGGTTGACAAAGTTCTGGACAAAACTGGCATGAAGGGTACTGGTAAATGGACTGTACAACAGGCTGCTGAACTGTCAGTTGCAGCTCCTACAATTGCATCTTCTTTGGATGCAAGATTCCTTAGCGGCTTAAAGGAGGAAAGAGTTGAAGCTGCCAAAGTCTTCAAATCTGGTGGCTTTGGTGATATCTTAGCTGACCAGGAGGTTGACAAGGCAAAATTGATCGATGATGTGAGGCAGGCTCTTTATGCATCCAAGATATGTAGTTATGCACAAGGGATGAATCTGATCCGTGCTAAGAGCATTGAGAAAGGGTGGGACTTAAAGTTGGGAGAATTGGCTAGGATTTGGAAGGGAGGTTGCATCATTAGAGCCATTTTCCTTGACAGAATCAAGAAGGCATATGATAGAAATCCTGATCTTGCAAACCTTCTTGTGGACGTAGAATTTGCAAAGGAGATCATCGACCGGCAGTCTGCCTGGCGAAGAGTTGTATGCCTTGCTATAAACTCAGGTATTAGCACCCCCGGTATGTCATCCAGTCTTGCTTATTTTGACACTTACAGAAGGGCAAGATTGCCTGCTAATCTGGTCCAAGCTCAAAGAGATTACTTTGGTGCCCATACATATGAAAGAATTGATGTAGAAGGATCTTTCCACACTGAGTGGTTCAAGATTGCTAAACAGTTAAAGGACTAA
- the LOC107409338 gene encoding probable galacturonosyltransferase 9 yields MAVAVRGSRGGGGSVFGGLGLRSFFSYRIFVSAMFSLLFFATLSVLLTTNPTTPHHDSTLPTTGNAYVHRTFLALKSDPLKTRLDLIYKQANDHITLVNAYAAYARKLKLEISRQLKMFDDLARNFSDLQMKPSYRASLFESDDPVDEDVLRQFEKEVKDKVKIARLMIVESKENYDNQLKIQKLKDTIFAVNELLVKAKKNGALASLISARSIPKSLHCLAMRLVEERISHPEKYREEEPKSEFEDPSLYHYAIFSDNVIAVSVVVRSVVKNAVEPWKHVFHVVTDRMNIAAMKVWFRMRPVEGGAHIELKAVEDYPFLNSSYVPVLRQLELANLQKFYFENQAENATKDPHSMKFKNPKYLSMLNHLRFYLPEMYPKLHKILFLDDDVVVQKDLTGLWTIDLDGKVNGAVETCFGSFHRYVQYLNFSHPLIRERFNPKSCAWAFGMNIFDLDAWRREKCTEQYHYWQNLNNDQMLWKLGTLPAGLITFYSTTKSLDKSWHVLGLGYNPGISMDEINNAAVIHYNGNMKPWLDIAMNQYKNLWTKYVDNDMEFVQMCNFGL; encoded by the exons ATGGCGGTCGCCGTCCGTGGAAGCCGAGGCGGGGGAGGTTCAGTTTTCGGTGGCCTTGGTCTCCGGAGCTTCTTTTCGTACCGGATCTTCGTCTCCGCTATGTTCTCCCTTCTCTTCTTTGCCACGCTCTCTGTTCTCCTTACTACTAACCCAACCACTCCGCACCATGACTCT ACACTTCCGACCACCGGGAATGCATACGTGCATAGAACTTTTCTGGCTTTGAAATCTGACCCTCTAAAAACCCGATTAGATTTGATATATAAGCAAGCAAATGATCATATAACCTTGGTGAATGCTTATGCCGCTTATGCGAGGAAGCTTAAGCTTGAGATCTCTAGACAGTTAAAGATGTTCGATGATTTAGCTAGGAATTTCTCGGATCTTCAGATGAAACCGAGTTACAGGGCGTCTTTGTTTGAATCAGATGATCCTGTTGATGAGGATGTTTTAAGGCAGTTTGAGAAGGAAGTGAAAGATAAGGTGAAAATTGCAAGGTTGATGATTGTGGAATCAAAGGAGAATTATGATAATCAGCTGAAGATTCAGAAGTTGAAGGACACCATTTTTGCAGTTAATGAGTTGCTTGTAAAGGCAAAGAAGAATGGTGCATTGGCAAGCTTGATTTCTGCAAGATCGATTCCAAAAAGTTTGCATTGTCTGGCTATGAGGCTTGTGGAAGAAAGAATTTCGCATCCGGAGAAGTATAGGGAGGAGGAGCCAAAGTCTGAGTTTGAAGATCCAAGTTTGTATCACTATGCTATTTTTTCAGACAACGTAATTGCTGTATCTGTGGTGGTGAGATCTGTGGTGAAGAATGCTGTAGAACCGTGGAAACATGTCTTCCATGTTGTTACGGATAGGATGAATATTGCAGCAATGAAGGTTTGGTTCAGGATGAGACCAGTGGAAGGGGGTGCCCATATCGAGTTGAAGGCAGTGGAGGATTATCCTTTCTTGAATTCATCTTATGTTCCAGTATTAAGGCAACTTGAGTTAGCAAATCTGCAGAAGTTTTACTTTGAGAATCAGGCAGAGAATGCAACCAAGGATCCACACAGCATGAAATTTAAGAACCCCAAGTACTTGTCGATGTTGAATCACCTTCGATTCTATTTGCCAGAGATGTATCCCAAATTGCACAAGATTCTGTTCTTGGATGATGATGTTGTTGTTCAGAAAGACTTGACAGGGTTGTGGACGATTGATCTGGATGGGAAGGTAAATGGGGCTGTTGAAACCTGTTTCGGTTCCTTCCATCGATATGTCCAGTACTTGAATTTCTCGCATCCGTTAATCAGGGAGAGGTTCAACCCCAAGTCTTGTGCTTGGGCTTTTGGGATGAATATATTTGATCTTGATGCTTGGAGGCGTGAGAAATGTACAGAGCAATACCATTACTGGCAGAACTTG AATAACGACCAGATGTTGTGGAAACTGGGAACTCTTCCGGCTGGCCTGATCACCTTCTACTCGACAACAAAGTCATTGGACAAATCTTGGCATGTACTTGGGCTCGGGTACAATCCCGGTATTAGCATGGATGAAATTAACAATGCTGCTGTCATTCATTACAATGGAAATATGAAACCGTGGCTTGATATCGCCATGAACCAGTACAAGAATCTCTGGACTAAATATGTCGACAATGATATGGAATTCGTGCAGATGTGCAATTTTGGCTTATAG